gaaattttaataaaaaaattatttgtttaatgcGATAAAAACGACAGTAAAAACTGccattttaaacaataaaaaatatcactttAACCAACCACTGTCAAGGTAAAAATGGTggtttaaaaatatcattttaaccAACCAAAAACGCCATTTTAACCAATAAAAATGTCACTATCATGGTAAAAATGGCAGTTTTAAATGTCATTTTAACCAACCAAAATGTCACACTATCAGGGTAAAAATGGCAgttcaaaaatgtcattttaatcAACTAAAAGTGTCATTTTTACCCTGAAAATAATGGCAATTTGAACCGTCAATTTAACCAACCAGAAAATGCCATTTTATTTAGAAATAATGGCAGTTTGAACCGTCACTTTAACCTATCTGAAAACCACCGTTTCAACCTAGAAAATTATGGCGGattttagaaaactaaaaacCATCGTAATAACCAGATTGAGCCTAGAATTATGTCACTATTTGGAACCTCTGTTCTTGATAATAATAGCGATTCAAACTGccgtaaatataaaaaaatcgccctttttatcaattttttttgtagtgctctctctctctctctctctctctctcctttatgcattcttctcttttaaattttctatatggtgttgttgttgatgaattttttgaatctgaatacattgttattattaattctgTGTtagctttatttaatttttttgaagttaaaaaaattgttattgttGAAGATTTGAGTGGAATTTGAatatattattgttgattttgtgttagttttgtttaatttttttaaaattaaaaaaataattattattgttaaagatTTGGGTGGAGAGAGTGCACGAAGCACGAAGAAGAGAGATTGAAATAAACAGataatggtaaaggaaaaagatgataataaaggatattttagtctaaaaattaaaaaaataataatttcaaaaCGTTTAATAACGTTGAAaatgatattaataaaaaaattgaaaacaattttaattttgactcaAAATGTTAGCAACCAAGTTCCAACTCCATTGGAATAACAATCTCATTAATTGTTTTTTGccactttaattatttttaaattttattctaattaagcCCTTAGTTTATTGCGATTACTGAGATTCTATGAGTAGATAATCTAAAAACTAACTGCATCTATGCCTGCCCTGTACCAGTTTGAAAATCGGCTATATCTCTTCCGtggaaaaatatatgaaaataatgataataattgtTGTAAGAAGACTAGAATTGACGAGAGGAGCTTGACACATTCTCCAAGTTGGGTTACATTTTTACAGGCTACCTATTATGGTGGTCCAGCTAAGAACGACACCCTTCGCATGAGGGACGATACAGGTAACGGCAGAAAAGAAGCTCGGAATCGGCAACATGCACCTTGGCTGAAGATGAAGATCACTGCGCTGAAGTTTCATTGTGAAGGAAGAAGAGAATTAGACTGAGGCGTTGAGGGTCGGTTCAATCCAGGTCGGGCGCGGGTATGGATTGGGGTGCGGGTCGTTTAGCTTCTGGTCCCTTAGATCGGGTCATTGACCTGGTCCAAGGCCACATCCGACAAAAAAAACAGTGTTTCATTGTGTTGTCGATcgttttagttttctcttaaaTTCCAACAATATTTTgactatataattttttatctttttattacatacattaaaattaattattaaaattaattattaatataaaatgtatattaaaatataaaaatattaaaaataaaaaataaattacacatatatttatacatattatttaataattaattttaataattaattttaatgtataaataataatttttaattttttcgtatTACATAGTGACTAATTTGATTTGTATAacatacataaaaattattcattattcatTTTGGCCAGTTCAACAACAAAAAGTAAGAACATGTATAAAACTTTAAAAGTTTTGAAGACTCATANNNNNNNNNNNNNNNNNNNNNNNNNNNNNNNNNNNNNNNNNNNNNNNNNNNNNNNNNNNNNNNNNNNNNNNNNNNNNNNNNNNNNNNNNNNNNNNNNNNNNNNNNNNNNNNNNNNNNNNNNNNNNNNNNNNNNNNNNNNNNNNNNNNNNNNNNNNNNNNNNNNNNNNNNNNNNNNNNNNNNNNNNNNNNNNNNNNNNNNNNNNNNNNNNNNNNNNNNNNNNNNNNNNNNNNNNNNNNNNNNNNNNNNNNNNNNNNNNNNNNNNNNNNNNNNNNNNNNNNNNNNNNNNNNNNNNNNNNNNNNNNNNNNNNNNNNNNNNNNNNNNNNNNNNNNNNNNNNNNNNNNNNNNNNNNNNNNNNNNNNNNNNNNNNNNNNNNNNNNNNNNNNNNNNNNNNNNNNNNNNNNNNNNNNNNNNNNNNNNNNNNNNNNNCCTGAGGAGGGTATTCTAGAGTTGGAAGCAAGATCAAGCCATGAATCAGTGTTCTTTGGTGGCCACTCACCAAAGAAGTGGTGAAGGGGTCTTTGCTGTGTTGTTGATGTTGTTTTCTCAGTGTTGTCTTTCTCTTTGCTCGTTGATTTGAAGTCTGTCCCCAACACAAAGCAATGTTGCTCTTGGTTTCTTGGATCgtcgttattattattgttgttcatGATTTGGAAATGGGAATTTGATGAGTAGTTCTTGTAGGAACCCATTGATAGatgctgctgttgttgttgttgttgttggtgatggtgctgatatGAGTCATGAAGGTAGCTCCTGGCTGAACCAGAAGCTTCTGGAAAGAAAGCTCTTTCATCCACATCCTCCCTCATTCCATGAATATGCCTGTTATTACCAATAACAACACAAAACATTAAGAAAacttttaataaagaattattttaattcCTTTCTTGATACCAACCTATAGTCCTTTTGATCATGAGAATAAGAGCCGGAGTCCATGAATAAGTGGTGTGTGGTGGCATCATGAGGAGGAAAATCAGCATCATGGtgtttggaagaagaagaagaagacgttGATTGGGTGTAAAAGAAGGGGTTTTGGTAAGATTGGGAGAAGTATTGATGCTGCTGCTGTGACTCAGATGGGTTGAAACTGAAAGAACAAGCTGTTGAAGAAGccatgttattattattattgctatcATTGCTGCAGTTAACAGTATAAGaagattgatgatgatgattcatGACTTGAGAAGAGGAAGTAGttgtgtttgtgtttgtgtttgtgtttgtgtttgtggtggtggtggtggtggtggtggtggtggtgaaggTGAAgaggagaatgatgatgatgagggtaATTTGgtccaaaaaaatagaaaaggacgattttaaagcGTTTTTaaacgttgaggatgattttaattaaaaaaaaaggtcggggacgattttgattttgaccccaGACCTTGgggacgaaaaaagtacttatcccttattaatattttataattttctttttgcatTGTGCGTGATTTTGTAGCTGGTATTTTAGAAATTTTGTCatcaatattaatattttatatattattattatgagttttataatttttagtttttaaagtaTTTCCTTTTTGAAATATATAATTACTATTTTCAttcaaataaatgaaaaatgggtaagttagatatttaattagCGGTTTGCAGAAATtggaaattaaaatagatattgtAGTTCAAATTAATCAGCTCTTAAAAAATGATAAGTTAATACAATGATTataaacttataaaaaaaactggacaatactatatatataacgACTCACTTAAATCACTTCAAGAAATCCAGCAGATATCGGCAGTTTTTATTGTGGCAATTTTGGCTGGCACTGTAATGATGTTAGTATTTTGCAACGATTTAATTTAACTTAAATCATTGCAAAAGTAAAAATGTTGCNNTAgtggtattttttttcttaaactgTTGCAAAATTAGATAACCCTTCCTTACATGCATATTTATATGTTGTCTtcatttttattagtatttaaattgaaattgcCCTATTTAACTTTCATTatagatatactaaataattattttaaaaaatttgtttaaatcaCTGTGACactaattttgtatttattttacagtagaaaaaatcaaattagaattttaaaaatatttttttaatcatgggCACAAATTCACTAATTAGATTTTTTcctttaatataatattctttaggcataaatttaaaaaaaaagtcaacttcCAGAATGAATtcatacaattaaaataaagttcaaTTCAGCGTAAATTAAAGTTTCTTTGAAATTTCACCTTACTAAATctaaattaagatttttatcATAAACAAACATCTAATACTGTGATTCAAACCATCAAAATTAAAGGAATCAAACCAAATCTTAAAATCATAGATCAAGAAATCCATTATATATATCATCAAATACTAGTTCTTTGTGCATATCAAATTTTCCTTCAAACATCAGATTGACCTGGCCAAAAGTACTCTATTATGAGTCTACATGCTTTAAGTGATAGGAAATCTAATAAGTCATCTCCAAACCATGATTTTGTGTTAAAATTGAAGCCTTTATGTACAACATGTACACCATTTTTTCTTTGTTGTCTATCTAAAACTCCATTGTCTTCTTCCAAAACTCTATTGAGATCTGTATAGTTATGTCAGTTCTATTGTCTTAATCTCTGAAAATTTTAACATGTATACAATAATGTAAGTATACTCAAGTCATAAGTAAACTCCCAAGTAATTAGATgctagaaaaaaaaagtacattAACATGTTAAGACGTTTTCCgaaactaaacaaaatatagagCAAATACCATATGCCTTGTTGAGAGTTTggacatattttttataaaaatgttttgTAAGGTGCAATTTTTTAATCTTCATTTTTTCTGTGATGCAATATCCAACTCAACAAGATACTTTTTTATATAGTACATctacatactaaaaatatagtAAAGAGTCTTTTATATAAAACACACCATTACTTTGTGATAAATTTTCTATataaacaatttatttatttatctttaatttagcaAGTATGTCTTCAGAATTATCTTCAAAAcatatccaaaatttttttcatatattgatccccaataaattaaatagttaTTTCAAAATCCCAAATgaaatagttattttaaaaagcaTTCTGAAAGTGATATAAAGTCTGTCTAGACCTCATAagatattttgttaaaattaaggTATGTTGTAAAGAACTTTTGATAAAGTTTTTGAACTTATACCCTAGTACATTTTGCTACGTACAAATCTAAAGATTTGAAAAACTTTTAAGTTCttgttttagattttaaaaaagaatcaaAGTACAATTCAACCTTTTGTTCTTGTAAGCTTTTACTGATTTCAAATATCGTGTAGCAATTCATTCTTCTTAGTTCCTTTTAAGGGTCTTTGATTTGTATATACAAGGAGAGAGTGTCACAGTGATATTGGAAATTTCTTTCTCACTGGGTGCTTATACCTAAAATTTGCAACAAGTACACATTCTTTAAGTTGGTACAATGCTTTcagcataaataaaaaaatattgcacAACGATAGGGTGAGAAAACTTTTCAAATGGTCTAGCTTGATCAACATACTCACATTTTAGTGCCAAAATATATCTATTAGTTTGAACACTTTTTTGAGGTCTATTAAGAATATATTCCTTGCTTCTGATGTACAGAAACGAAGTCTTTAATTTGTATCTTTTGAGGTGGGCTGATAACTACTCAGAATCACGTTCTAAGGTGTTTTCGCATTAAATCTACTCATCTTTGGGTCTTATATCATTCTAGTTTGCAATAAATGActtagaaaaacaaaatctcTGGTGCTTTAGAAAATAAGCAAACCGTTAGACATGAATTAATGAAGTTCTTAAATGATATTTGTCTTTCTCcatcaacaaaaattaatttggagTATAAAACTAATAATGTCTCTCTTTTTTATGATGACAAATCAAATATACACTACTACGTTTTAGACCTTTAATAACATTTACtttgtaatatttattaaaatgttagtaattatcataaattaaatattaagtaATATTTATACTCAAACGttagtaaatatatttaattttttgaaaaacttacaaaaagtgttgcctatTCTCAACTAGATCTCACAATCCAAACACAcattttcattcttagtttctCACTCTCGCTCTTAATGCTCTGAAATGATGAAACTACCTCTCCAtcctcctcaatttcttgttccACCTCTTCAATCTGTCGCTCCCTTCATCAATCTTATGGTTCGCAAATAAAAACCACAAATTGCGTGCTCTACTCTGAATTCGCCTCTTCATTCTCTCATTCGCTACTATCATCGAAGTCGCCACCATTGTCACTGCCATTATGATGATAGGTAAGGATATCTCAAATTCAATTTGAAATATCTGGTTTAGGATCTAATTTGAAAACTCTCTAAGTATGTATATCTTAATCTATTAGTAATTGCATGAGAAATGATCTGCAATTGTATTTCTCACTCAATTGATTGAAACTTCTCATGATCTGCAATTGAAATTATTCATTTTGATCTGAATTGCATGATGTTGAAGCTTCTTATTGcagatcaaagaagaaaaacttCAAGTGTACAATTAACTTCTCTTATCTTTCACTGAATTTGTTTTTTCACTTGGCTTCTCAATTGTAGCTAAAAAATTATAGTTAAGGATTTTCATTATTATGCGAATAAATACATATGTTGTGTTTGACAATAAATccaaattttttagtataaattcTTTTATAAAAGTTCTTTGAGTTTTTGGGAGTGCATTTAAGGTGTTTGAAAAAATGCCTCAAAAAACTTTATACATTTGGGAGTGCATTTATGAAAGTTACTACCTTGACTGTTTTAGGTACAATCATTTTGTTGTGATTTGTTTGCTCACCGGATAATCGTCAACTACAGTAAGGCATTCTAGTTATTTCCAAGTGGTTAATCtataatcaatttaaattttttgcttCTAAAGGAATCAAACTTGGAGGGTTTGGCAGTGTGCGAGGCTATGGTAAATGAGTAGTAGGGTCTGGGAGATCTTGTCCACATCCTTTGGTAAGCAATAACTTTATAAGCAACCGTTTAAACTAGACAggtttttaaatttctttacctAAAGATCTATAGTATTTGTATGTATTATAAAAACATAGTTGCTGCTTTAGTTATAGATTCTTATACACTAATTCTTTAATAATGCTTTCAAAACTTCATACCCTTTATCTTCCATCTAGTTACTTAAATAATGCTAACAATCTATTGCTAGATTCTGGAGAAAGGCCTTGAATTAGATGACACTTGGAttcttgatttttgaaattatgaCAAGtaggattttgaaaattgcaccTTTTCTACCATATCAAGATGATAAGAATTTAttggttttttttaattaaacaaaagCTCAACACAATATGGTGGAGCAACAGAAAGACAAGTAACGAAGTCAACTCAAAGTACAACCCGTCAGTTAACAACGCATAACGTAGAACACCTTCTAGTCATCTTCGGTATTGCCATCAACAACCAAAAGGTTCACCACCAATCCACTCGTCAGAGAGCATAAAGGATCTGTTAATAATATCCCCCACACCTGAGCCttgattattgaaaactctATCATTTCTCTCTAGCCAGACTGCCCAGATGACAACAAAGAATCCAATCAACCACCACTTCCTCTCATTCTTTCATTGCGAATCATTCGTCCAACTCTCAAAGTGCTGCTTTAATGTGCCTGGCACAGTCCAAGTCTTTCTGAGGGCGAACAACCAAGCGCACCACACCTAGCAAGTGAGTTCACAACTAATAAATAGATGAAATGCAGACTCAACAGCCTTACACCATAAAACACAGATATTATCCAGCTGGTCAATGACACCTAATCTGCACAGTCTTTCCTTAGTATTTACCCTTTCAACCAGCACAAACCAAGCAAATAACTCAACCCATAGCGAAACAAAATCCCTCTAAATAGTATTAGTGAAGCTGTAGCTCGTTATTTCTTCTGGGAGAACTGCTGCCTGCATCACCTGCACAAAGGAGTTAGTCGTAAAAATACCAGTTTTATCATATTTCCAGATCACCCTGTCTTCTCTCTCATGTGTTAGGCTTATATATTGCAAGACTTCATGGAGCTGGTTTAAAAGTTCCAGTTCCCATTGAAATAACGCTCTCCTCCATTGGAAACTCCATAACCACTCTAATCTATCCCAAAACTCGTAGTTCCCTATAACAGATCATTTCAGGCTTGAAACCGAGAAGAGTCCTGGAAATGTATCTTGTAACCTACCACTAGGCCACCAAACATCCTCCCAGAACCGGATTGTTCTACCATTCCCTACATCCATAGACAAACCTCTGATAATCATTTCCCTAATTTGTGGCTCCCTTATTTGAAGCTAACAGATATCCTTCCAAGGACCCCCTTGGAGGAATAGGCTGACCGCACAACATCTGAGAAGGATTCATGCTATTACAAGAGCATATAACTCTCTTCCACAAGGGGCAGTCCTCTTTCGAAAATCTCCACCACCATTTAAATAGAAGAGCTGTATTCCTGATCACTGCATCTCCCACTCCCAATCCACCCGCCTTCCGAGGAGCCATCACGACCTCCCATCTCACTAGTGGCATGCCAACCTTTCCATCCTCCTTACTCTACAAGAACCATCTTTGTAACGAGATCAACTTCTCCGCTACTGCCTTCGGCATCTTATACAAGCTGAGATAGTATATAGGCAAGCTATTGAGTACAGATTTAATGAGTACTAACTTACCCGCTTTATTGAGCGTCTTAGCTTTCTATAGACTCAACTTGTCTTCCACCTTCTCAATCACTGGTTTCCAAGTCTTCACTAATCTCGGATTTGCTCCCAGAGATATACCAAGGTACCGGACGGGTAAAGTGTCTTCCTTGCACCCCAACAAACAACACATCTGCTGCGCCCATCCCTGTTCACAATTAATTGGAATGAGGCTTgacttctcaaaattaatatgcAACCCTGACATCACCTCGAAGCAGCGCAGTAGCCGCTGGTAGTTCCTAATAGTCTCTTCCTCCGGCGGGCAAAAGAGTATAGTATCATTCGCAAACTACAAGTGCGACAGTTCAATGTTATCCCGTCCAACCAAAAGTGGAGAGATGCGCCCATTCCTCACTGCCTCCCCGATCATTCTATGAAGAACATCAACAACTAGCACAAACAGAAAGGGAGACAGAGGGTCTCTTGGCGTAGACCCCTTTCCATGTTGAAGGGTTTAGAGGGAGACTCGTTTATAAGTACCGACATAGACGCGGAGCATACACACTCCTTGATCCACCCCGCCATTTCTGGCCAAATCCCATCTTCTGCAAGACTATGTCCACAAAACTCCATTTGACCCGATCATAAGCTTTTTGAAAGTCCAGTTTAATGATGGCTGAGCTCCTTTTCCTTGACTTAAACCACTACACGGTTTCACAGGCAATCAAAACCCCATCATGGATTTTCCTGCCCTGCACAAAAGCACTATGGGTCTCACCTACTAATCCTAGCATCACATTCCGCATCCTCCGAACTAACACCTTCGAAATGACCTTGTATACACAACCCACCATACTAATTGGGCGCAAATTTTTTATATCAGTTTCCCCAACAAACTTTGGCGCCAACGCCACTCAAGTGACATTCGATTCCCTAGGCAGCATAGTTGAACGGAAAAATCCCATTACTGCTTCAATTAATTCCTTCCCAAGTGTGTCCCAACACTTCTTAATGAAGTTCATATTATACCCATCACACCCGGGTGCTTTTGATGACTCACAATCCCATACAGCACTCTTTATTTCTTCAGCGGTTGGCATCAATTCCAGTCGTGTTGCCTCGTCCTCAGTTATCTGCTTTACCAGCCCATCCCGAAACCCTATATTAGGAGAAGGCTCCTGATGGTACAAGTCCATATAGAAGTCTCTAATAGCAACCTTGATCTTGGCTTGATTCCTCACTAACCTTCCATGGATCCTCAAGGCATCAATACGATTGTTCCTCCTCTTTGTCGAGGCTACATTGTTGAAGTACCTGGTATTTTTGTCCATCTCCTTAGCATGTCTGGATCGTGACATATGCTTCCAGTGAGTCTCCTTCCTGATATACCATTTCTTATAGGAACTCACAAGCGCCTTCCTCCGAGCTTCCGCTGTTCCATCATACACTCCATTGCTCACCAATTCATCCACTTTCCTAATCTCCTCTTCAAACCGATTAATCCTCATGTCCATATCTCTAAAATTTTCTCTATGCCATCTGCTTAGCGGACCCTTCATCATCTTCAGCTTTTCCAAGAATTGAGCTTCCCCTAAGTTCCTCCACTCCTCCTTCACCATCCTAAAAAAACCACCATGAGTAAACCAAGAATCCAGACTCCGAAACGGACTTGGCCCCCCTCCTCGCAACATCCACAATTAGGGGACAATGATCTGACAAACTTCTCGGTCTTCCTCGTAGCCTTGTTTCAGGAAACTCTTCTAGCCACTCCAAACTCACCAGAACTCTATCGATACGACTACAAAACTGGCCCCTGAACCATGTGAATCTACGATCAGACAAGGCTAGATCCACTAACTCCATATCTTGAATCCAATATTTAAAGTCTGCTGCAGAGACCGGCAGAGTTATAGTCCCTTTCCTGTCCTCTATCTGTACAATCTTGTTAAAATCCCCCATAAAGCAAACAGGCACTTGACATAAGCCAGAAATAAAGCTCAACTCTTCCCACACAACAAGTTTTTCCTCCCTGACATGCTTGCCATACACAACACAGAAAGCACAtcgaaaattgtttttcacCAACACTCCATCCACACATAACCACCTCGCCCCTTTATAACAGTTACTTAAGTTAAACACCATTGAATTCCACATCAACAGTAGACCACCAGAATTCCCCTCCGCTTCCACAAACTCCCAGGCCATTCCATCATTACCCACAGTTGCACAACATCAAATTTAGTCAGAACCTCTTTTTTTGTCTCTATCAAACCTAACATATGCAAATTAAATTTCTGTCTAAAGTTCTTTACCATGCTCACCTTTCCAACTCCCGCCAACCCCCTGACATTCCAAGATGAAAAATTCATTTGAAACTAGTTGTACACACCTTTTTCCGAGTTTTGGATGACTTCTTCTGACTTTTTCCTTATGCTTCGCCTGTTTTTTCCTCAGCACTATTGCCTCATTCTGTTCCTGAAGAATCAACATGATATCATCTTCCTCACTGTTTGGCACAGCTCCAGATTGCATGGCTAGGTTCCAAGCCTTTCTATTTTCTTCCATGTCTTCTGCCCGTTTAATGGCAGACATTTCAGAGCCAGCCTCACTCTCAGCAACAACTCGGGCTCCCCCCAGTTCGGCCAGCACTCCTTCCTTCCCTTCGTTCGCCACTTCCAATGTCCCCTCCAACCAGAACCCACCTCTGGTCCGCTGCATATCCACAGCCCCCAATTCACCAGGTACAGTACTCCTCGCCTCACCTCCATCCAAGGCTGCCTCTACTACAACCGTCTCACCTTCCCTCCCAAGGTTAACAAGGCCCACCCCCATCGTACGCGGTCGTCCATCAACAAGCAGAGGGTCCAGTGGCGACAACATCTGCGCCCCACCGTCAATGTGGTCCATGGCCGATCTACCCTCTTCACCTGAATACTTTCGGTGCCCTGGCCCCCCGCATCCCACCGTGGTACCTATGACAGCCGCTTCCTCCAAGAAGACTCCCTTTCGAGTTTCCTGCCCAGCCCTGGTATCAACGACGTTCTCACCGTCTTGGGGGTTCACACAGAGCTCGATCCTCGTAACCCCTCTCCCCCAGTATTACATAGATTACTTGTATAGTAATATTTACATGATAGTAATACTTACATAGATTACTTGTATTTGTGTTCGGATGTACTTTTGCAGAATTGATTTGGTTAGAACTGATTTTGAATTAGAGTGATTTGTATTTGATCATTTCTTTTCTCCCAGTCAATCAATTATTTGCTCCCTAAAATTGTGCATTTAAAGCGTGCTCacttttctatatttatttatctcttAATTTGCTACT
The genomic region above belongs to Arachis duranensis cultivar V14167 chromosome 3, aradu.V14167.gnm2.J7QH, whole genome shotgun sequence and contains:
- the LOC107479371 gene encoding growth-regulating factor 5-like, encoding MNHHHQSSYTVNCSNDSNNNNNMASSTACSFSFNPSESQQQHQYFSQSYQNPFFYTQSTSSSSSSKHHDADFPPHDATTHHLFMDSGSYSHDQKDYRHIHGMREDVDERAFFPEASGSARSYLHDSYQHHHQQQQQQQQHLSMGSYKNYSSNSHFQIMNNNNNNDDPRNQEQHCFVLGTDFKSTSKEKDNTEKTTSTTQQRPLHHFFGQ